The proteins below are encoded in one region of Symbiobacterium terraclitae:
- a CDS encoding DEAD/DEAH box helicase: protein MSLSTVTQSLGLPPAPAIFAESEWGSQSPDAPLLFFDLPAAPEGAAPDPGALYAPPGEELYDYQEEGARYLMEHPVALLGDEMGLGKSIQAIAALRLLIRRGEVGRALILCPKTLIFDWYYKLRRWAPDLRAVPVEGPRKRRQWYWRSQAHVHVTGYETWREDLKAGLADPAAYDLILLDEIQRIKNPETATHRAVARVEARWRWGLSGTPLENRVEELLAIFHYLKPGLLPSRKGCPVEEIHRRIAPYVLRRRKADVLRHLPPKEYRTVWLDLAPAQRLAYEAAERAGVLAIRQAGHAAAPMIALTLLNKLKQICNLDPETGASCKVDYLEQELAELIDRGEKVLIFSQYPKVTLERLMPRLEPFGAILFDGSLSDWNRQLVVHHFQHKEMPRVLAMSLKAGGVGITLTRANHVYHLDHWWNPAVAQQAEDRTHRIGQRRTVHVTSLLTRGTVEERIAQLVEQKRELFHQVMDPLTELNEDQEQQFVLQRLTREEILGLFGVH from the coding sequence GTGAGTCTGTCGACGGTCACCCAGAGCCTCGGGTTGCCGCCCGCCCCCGCCATCTTCGCCGAGAGTGAGTGGGGCAGCCAGAGTCCGGACGCACCCCTGCTGTTTTTTGACCTGCCGGCAGCGCCGGAGGGTGCGGCACCGGACCCGGGCGCCCTCTACGCTCCGCCCGGCGAGGAGCTGTACGACTATCAGGAGGAGGGGGCCCGGTATCTGATGGAGCACCCCGTCGCCCTGCTGGGCGACGAGATGGGGCTGGGCAAGTCGATCCAGGCCATCGCCGCGCTGCGGCTGCTGATCCGCCGGGGCGAGGTCGGGCGGGCCCTGATCCTGTGTCCCAAGACGCTGATCTTCGACTGGTACTACAAGCTGCGGCGGTGGGCGCCCGACCTGCGTGCGGTGCCGGTGGAGGGGCCCCGGAAGCGGCGCCAGTGGTACTGGCGCAGCCAGGCGCACGTTCACGTGACCGGTTACGAGACCTGGCGGGAGGACCTGAAGGCCGGTCTGGCCGATCCCGCCGCCTACGACCTGATCCTCCTGGACGAGATCCAGCGGATCAAGAACCCCGAGACCGCGACGCACCGGGCGGTGGCCCGGGTGGAGGCCCGGTGGCGCTGGGGGCTCTCGGGCACGCCCCTGGAGAACCGGGTGGAGGAGCTGCTGGCCATCTTCCATTACCTGAAGCCGGGCCTGCTGCCCAGTCGGAAGGGCTGCCCGGTGGAGGAGATCCACCGGCGGATCGCGCCCTATGTGCTCCGGCGGCGCAAGGCCGACGTGCTCCGCCACCTGCCGCCCAAGGAGTACCGCACCGTCTGGCTGGACCTGGCGCCGGCCCAGCGGCTGGCCTACGAGGCCGCCGAGCGGGCCGGCGTGCTGGCCATCCGGCAGGCCGGCCACGCCGCCGCCCCGATGATCGCCCTCACCCTGCTCAACAAGCTGAAGCAGATCTGCAACCTCGACCCCGAAACCGGCGCCTCCTGCAAGGTGGACTACCTGGAGCAGGAGCTGGCCGAACTGATCGACCGGGGCGAGAAGGTACTCATCTTCTCCCAGTACCCGAAGGTGACCCTGGAGCGGCTCATGCCCCGGCTGGAGCCGTTCGGTGCCATCCTCTTCGACGGCTCGCTCAGCGACTGGAACCGGCAGCTGGTGGTGCACCACTTCCAGCACAAGGAGATGCCCCGGGTGCTGGCGATGTCGCTGAAGGCCGGCGGGGTCGGCATCACCCTCACCCGGGCCAACCACGTCTACCATCTGGATCACTGGTGGAACCCTGCCGTCGCCCAGCAGGCCGAGGACCGCACCCACCGCATCGGCCAGCGCCGCACCGTCCACGTGACCAGCCTGCTGACCCGGGGCACGGTGGAAGAGCGCATCGCCCAGCTGGTGGAGCAGAAGCGGGAGCTCTTCCACCAGGTGATGGACCCGCTCACCGAGCTGAACGAGGACCAGGAGCAGCAGTTCGTGCTGCAGCGCTTGACCCGGGAGGAGATCCTGGGCCTTTTCGGCGTGCACTGA
- the gluQRS gene encoding tRNA glutamyl-Q(34) synthetase GluQRS, with protein MLCGRFAPTPSGVLHLGNALTALLSWLHVRRAGGRYILRIEDIDRARSRAELARQACDDLRWLGLDWDEGPGAGGPHGPYYQSERTELYAEALARLQAAGHLYPCYCSRAQLMAIASAPHGLAAEGPVYPGTCRRLTPEERRAREAGGKTPSLRFALPDEPVAFVDLVAGPQHFPPGAGGDFVVRRADGVIGYQLAVVVDDALMGVTHVLRGGDLLDSTPRQILLYRALGWPVPQFGHLPLLLGPDGARLAKRHGAVTLAGIRAAGTRPEAVAGHLAYLAGLIDRPEPVRPQELIPCFDLARIPREPVRVPQETIAALNGGIG; from the coding sequence ATGCTCTGCGGCCGATTCGCTCCCACCCCGTCCGGGGTACTCCACCTGGGAAACGCCCTCACCGCCCTCCTGTCCTGGCTCCACGTGCGCCGGGCGGGCGGCCGGTACATCCTGCGCATCGAGGATATCGACCGGGCCCGCTCCCGGGCGGAGCTGGCCCGGCAGGCCTGCGATGACCTCCGGTGGCTGGGCCTCGACTGGGACGAGGGGCCCGGCGCGGGCGGCCCTCACGGGCCCTACTACCAGTCCGAGCGGACGGAGCTGTACGCGGAGGCCCTGGCCCGGCTCCAGGCCGCCGGTCACCTCTACCCCTGCTACTGCAGCCGGGCGCAGTTGATGGCCATCGCCTCCGCCCCCCACGGGCTGGCCGCCGAGGGGCCGGTCTACCCCGGCACCTGCCGCCGCCTGACGCCCGAGGAGCGCCGCGCCCGGGAGGCCGGCGGCAAGACGCCCTCGCTCCGCTTCGCCCTGCCCGACGAGCCCGTCGCCTTCGTCGACCTCGTGGCCGGGCCGCAGCACTTCCCGCCGGGGGCCGGCGGCGACTTCGTCGTGCGGCGGGCCGACGGGGTGATCGGCTACCAGTTGGCCGTGGTGGTGGACGACGCCCTGATGGGAGTCACCCACGTGCTGCGGGGCGGGGACCTGCTGGACTCCACCCCTCGCCAGATCCTGCTCTACCGCGCCCTCGGCTGGCCGGTGCCGCAGTTCGGACACCTGCCGCTCCTGCTGGGGCCGGACGGCGCCCGCCTGGCCAAGCGCCACGGCGCGGTGACCCTCGCAGGCATCCGGGCGGCGGGGACCCGGCCCGAGGCGGTGGCGGGCCACCTCGCATACCTGGCCGGCCTCATCGACCGTCCCGAGCCCGTCCGGCCGCAGGAGTTGATCCCGTGCTTCGACCTTGCCCGGATCCCCCGGGAACCCGTGCGGGTGCCGCAGGAGACGATTGCGGCCCTGAACGGAGGGATAGGGTGA
- a CDS encoding peptidylprolyl isomerase produces the protein MHRRWQAAAALLLTLALLAGCGGAGRPQDVYRNRPPAGQDSARTGGQPGGSQAGGQSDVGQREPKQWDAPPAMAIDPEKRYIATMETSMGTMTFELFAKEVPQTVNNFVFLAREGFYDGVVFHRIIKDFMIQGGDPTGTGTGGPGYTIPDEYPVQRPYKRGTLAMARTSLPNSAGSQFFICTGLECGGLGRQPVYVIFGQLLEGDDVLTQLEDVEVTKGNDFDPVPSTPVEPPVIKRVTITEE, from the coding sequence ATGCACAGGCGTTGGCAGGCGGCCGCCGCGCTGCTCCTCACCCTGGCCCTGCTGGCCGGGTGCGGCGGGGCGGGCAGGCCGCAGGACGTGTACCGCAACCGGCCCCCCGCGGGCCAGGACAGCGCCCGGACCGGAGGCCAGCCGGGCGGCAGCCAGGCGGGCGGACAGAGCGACGTCGGGCAGCGTGAACCCAAGCAGTGGGACGCACCCCCGGCGATGGCCATCGACCCGGAGAAGCGCTACATCGCTACGATGGAGACCAGCATGGGCACCATGACCTTCGAGCTCTTCGCCAAGGAGGTGCCCCAGACCGTCAACAACTTCGTCTTCCTCGCCCGTGAGGGCTTCTACGACGGGGTGGTCTTCCACCGGATCATCAAGGACTTCATGATCCAGGGCGGCGACCCGACCGGCACCGGCACCGGCGGCCCGGGCTACACCATCCCGGACGAGTACCCGGTGCAGCGGCCCTACAAGCGTGGCACCCTGGCCATGGCCCGCACCAGCCTGCCCAACTCCGCCGGCAGCCAGTTCTTCATCTGCACCGGGCTGGAGTGCGGCGGCCTCGGCCGGCAGCCGGTCTACGTGATCTTCGGCCAGCTGCTGGAGGGCGACGACGTGCTGACGCAGCTGGAAGACGTTGAGGTCACCAAGGGCAACGACTTCGACCCGGTGCCCTCCACGCCGGTGGAGCCGCCGGTGATCAAGCGGGTGACCATCACCGAAGAGTGA
- a CDS encoding endonuclease III domain-containing protein: MADVRLLLPEPEAGWAAWLGEVFRRLSDAFGPRHWWPSALAPAPAKAGPLEMIAGAILVQNVAWTNAEKAVRALAEAGLLDVAALHAAPVEKIEVLIRPAAYFRQKARRLKELAAHVTARHGGELAAMLRQPLADLRAELLALKGIGPETADCILCYAAGLPVMAMDAYTRRIFSRVGLFDPGVRYGEMQAFFHAHLPEDPDLRGEFHALIDALGNRLCRKREPRCAECPLRDLCGRVGVDADAGS; the protein is encoded by the coding sequence ATGGCGGATGTAAGGCTGCTCCTGCCGGAGCCGGAGGCGGGCTGGGCCGCCTGGCTCGGGGAGGTGTTCCGGCGGCTGTCGGACGCGTTCGGGCCGCGCCACTGGTGGCCCTCGGCCCTGGCGCCGGCGCCGGCGAAGGCCGGGCCGTTGGAGATGATCGCGGGGGCGATCCTGGTGCAGAACGTGGCCTGGACCAACGCGGAGAAGGCGGTGCGGGCCCTGGCGGAGGCGGGGCTCCTGGACGTGGCGGCGCTCCACGCGGCCCCCGTGGAGAAGATCGAAGTGCTCATCCGGCCGGCGGCCTACTTCCGGCAGAAGGCCCGGCGGCTGAAGGAGTTGGCCGCGCACGTGACCGCACGCCACGGGGGCGAGCTGGCCGCGATGCTGCGCCAGCCCCTGGCCGACCTGCGGGCGGAGCTGCTGGCGCTCAAGGGTATCGGGCCCGAGACGGCCGACTGCATCCTCTGCTATGCCGCAGGCCTCCCCGTGATGGCGATGGACGCCTACACCCGGCGCATCTTCTCCCGGGTGGGCCTCTTCGACCCCGGCGTGCGCTACGGCGAGATGCAGGCCTTCTTCCACGCCCACCTGCCTGAGGACCCCGACCTGCGGGGCGAGTTCCACGCCCTGATCGACGCCCTGGGCAACCGCCTCTGCCGAAAGCGGGAGCCCCGCTGCGCCGAGTGTCCGCTGCGGGACCTCTGCGGGCGCGTGGGCGTGGATGCGGATGCGGGATCGTGA
- a CDS encoding M48 family metallopeptidase, which yields MRIIFKDKKNSSGTIKDGEIVLYISSRLPKAVQARHIEQLTQRLAPRLERARRAALSGQDPLLGLTPSPVTDDAALEAWARRINAQFYGFRMGRVRFRKQESRWGSCSGRTRNIQISHRLRGGPHELLEYVLIHEIAHLGELNHSSRFWALVERACPDWRERRRLLRRYEEYLKSLPAAEGSLSTTANFSRQRAFAEEGDGRDGRL from the coding sequence GTGCGCATCATCTTCAAGGACAAGAAGAACTCGTCGGGCACGATCAAGGACGGCGAGATCGTGCTCTACATCTCCAGCCGCCTGCCGAAGGCGGTCCAGGCGCGCCACATCGAGCAGTTGACGCAGCGGCTGGCCCCCCGGCTGGAGCGGGCCCGCCGTGCCGCCCTCTCTGGGCAGGACCCGCTGCTCGGCCTCACCCCCTCGCCCGTCACCGACGACGCCGCGCTGGAGGCCTGGGCGCGGCGGATCAACGCGCAGTTCTACGGGTTCCGCATGGGCCGGGTCCGCTTCCGCAAGCAGGAGTCCCGCTGGGGCTCCTGCAGCGGCCGGACCCGGAACATCCAGATCAGCCACCGGCTCCGGGGCGGCCCCCACGAGCTGCTGGAGTATGTGCTGATCCACGAGATCGCCCACCTGGGCGAGCTGAACCACAGTTCCCGCTTCTGGGCGCTGGTGGAGCGGGCCTGCCCCGACTGGCGGGAGCGGCGCCGCCTGCTGCGCCGCTATGAGGAGTACCTGAAGAGCCTGCCTGCGGCAGAAGGTTCCTTATCCACCACAGCGAACTTCTCCAGGCAACGTGCGTTCGCCGAAGAGGGGGATGGACGCGATGGCCGACTTTGA